One part of the Geothrix edaphica genome encodes these proteins:
- a CDS encoding co-chaperone GroES — protein MAIKPLSDRVVLKRVDAAETVKGGIIIPDTAKEKPMEAEVVAVGEGKINENGTRNPMSVKAGEKVLIGKYSGTEVKIDGVDHVIVREDEILAIVG, from the coding sequence ATGGCCATCAAGCCTCTTTCCGACCGCGTCGTGCTGAAGCGCGTCGACGCCGCCGAGACCGTCAAGGGCGGCATCATCATTCCCGACACTGCCAAGGAGAAGCCCATGGAGGCTGAAGTGGTGGCCGTCGGCGAAGGCAAGATCAACGAGAACGGCACCCGCAACCCGATGTCCGTCAAGGCCGGCGAGAAGGTGCTGATCGGCAAGTACAGCGGCACGGAAGTGAAGATCGACGGCGTCGACCACGTGATCGTGCGCGAAGACGAGATTCTCGCGATCGTCGGCTAA
- the lipA gene encoding lipoyl synthase, producing the protein MARPPVLPGPRPDWLKIRVPAPEVVAEVEGLIREQRLVTVCEEARCPNLHECWGVHRTATFMLMGDICTRHCGFCNVGKGRPGELDPDEPQRVAEAVARLGLKFAVVTSVNRDDLPDGGSAHFAATIQWIRTLSPQCGIEVLIPDFRGSEAALLTVLEARPDVLNHNVETVPHLYRRVRPDADYLQSLAVLRRTAEWRDAHAPGMRVKSGIMVGLGETPEQVLTLMADWRASRVDIATIGQYLPPSELHLPLDRFVEPAEFDMYRRKGLDMGFQRVESAPLVRSSYHAKESFEG; encoded by the coding sequence ATGGCCCGCCCTCCCGTCCTCCCCGGCCCCCGCCCCGACTGGCTGAAGATCCGCGTGCCGGCGCCGGAGGTGGTGGCGGAAGTCGAGGGACTGATCCGCGAGCAGCGGCTGGTCACGGTCTGCGAGGAGGCCCGCTGCCCGAACCTGCATGAGTGCTGGGGCGTCCACCGGACGGCCACCTTCATGCTCATGGGCGACATCTGCACGCGCCACTGCGGGTTCTGCAATGTGGGCAAGGGACGTCCCGGCGAGCTGGACCCCGATGAGCCCCAGCGCGTGGCCGAAGCGGTGGCCCGGCTGGGACTGAAGTTCGCCGTGGTGACCTCCGTGAACCGCGATGACCTGCCGGATGGCGGCTCGGCGCACTTCGCCGCCACCATCCAGTGGATCCGGACCCTGTCGCCCCAGTGCGGCATCGAAGTGCTCATCCCGGATTTCCGGGGCAGCGAGGCCGCCCTGCTCACGGTGCTGGAGGCCCGGCCCGACGTGCTGAACCACAACGTGGAGACGGTACCCCACCTCTACCGGCGCGTGCGGCCGGACGCCGACTACCTCCAGAGCCTCGCAGTGCTGCGCCGCACGGCGGAGTGGCGGGATGCCCACGCCCCGGGCATGCGCGTGAAGAGCGGCATCATGGTGGGCCTGGGAGAGACGCCGGAGCAGGTGCTCACCCTCATGGCCGACTGGCGCGCCTCCCGCGTGGACATCGCGACCATTGGGCAGTACCTCCCGCCTTCAGAGCTGCACCTGCCGCTGGACCGCTTCGTGGAACCCGCCGAGTTCGACATGTACCGCCGGAAGGGCCTGGACATGGGCTTCCAGCGCGTGGAATCCGCCCCTCTGGTGCGCTCCAGCTACCACGCCAAGGAGAGTTTCGAGGGCTGA
- the nrfD gene encoding NrfD/PsrC family molybdoenzyme membrane anchor subunit, whose amino-acid sequence MNTLAALAAPRRFRPGFWTAVFVVLFLAFCTVTVIRYTKGLGAVTNLSDQFPWGLWIGFDLLCGVGLAAGAFTLTAVVHLFNLKRFEPIVRPTILTGFLGYAFVIVALLLDLGQPWRIWHAIVYWNTHSVMFEVAWCVMLYTTVLAVEFSPVVFERFGFHAPARLIHRLITPLVILGVLLSTLHQSSLGSLYLIVPSKLHPLWYSPMLPLYFYISAIGAGIGMVILESYLSKRAFHRHLEMDLLEPLARGMVVALGIYGLMRLQGIARNHAFGTLGSYEGRMFLVEFLLGVVLPVVLMSFRRLRTNPDWLVGGAFLAVLGFVMNRLNVSITGMEAASGTRYLPSAMEIIVSLGLVATGMAVFAFAVRTFSIFPDGPVAGRSKEPAVGA is encoded by the coding sequence ATGAACACCCTCGCTGCGCTCGCCGCGCCCCGCCGGTTCCGCCCCGGCTTCTGGACCGCGGTCTTCGTCGTCCTCTTCCTGGCGTTCTGCACCGTGACCGTCATCCGCTACACCAAGGGGCTGGGCGCGGTCACCAACCTGAGCGACCAGTTCCCCTGGGGCCTCTGGATCGGCTTCGACCTGCTCTGCGGCGTGGGCCTGGCCGCTGGGGCGTTCACCCTCACCGCCGTGGTGCACCTCTTCAACCTCAAGCGATTCGAGCCCATCGTCCGCCCGACGATCCTCACCGGGTTCCTCGGCTACGCCTTCGTGATCGTGGCCCTGCTGCTGGATCTGGGGCAGCCCTGGCGCATCTGGCATGCCATCGTCTACTGGAACACTCACTCCGTCATGTTCGAAGTGGCCTGGTGCGTGATGCTCTACACCACGGTGCTGGCGGTGGAGTTCTCCCCGGTGGTCTTCGAGCGGTTCGGCTTCCATGCCCCGGCGCGGCTCATCCACCGGCTCATCACGCCCCTGGTGATCCTCGGCGTGCTCCTCTCGACCCTGCACCAGTCCTCGCTGGGCTCGCTGTACCTCATCGTCCCCAGCAAGCTGCACCCGCTGTGGTACTCGCCCATGCTCCCGCTGTACTTCTACATTTCCGCCATCGGGGCCGGGATCGGCATGGTCATCCTCGAGTCCTACCTCAGCAAGCGGGCCTTCCACCGCCACCTGGAGATGGACCTCCTGGAGCCCCTGGCCCGCGGCATGGTGGTGGCGCTGGGCATCTACGGCCTCATGCGCCTGCAGGGCATCGCCCGCAACCATGCCTTCGGGACCCTGGGCAGCTACGAAGGCCGGATGTTCCTTGTGGAGTTCCTGCTCGGCGTGGTGCTGCCCGTGGTCCTGATGTCCTTCCGGCGGCTGCGCACCAACCCGGACTGGCTGGTGGGCGGTGCCTTCCTGGCGGTGCTGGGCTTCGTCATGAACCGGCTGAACGTCAGTATCACGGGCATGGAGGCGGCTTCCGGCACGCGGTATCTCCCCTCGGCCATGGAGATCATCGTCTCCCTGGGCCTGGTGGCCACGGGCATGGCGGTCTTCGCCTTCGCCGTGCGGACCTTCTCGATCTTCCCGGATGGCCCGGTGGCCGGTCGATCCAAGGAACCCGCAGTGGGAGCCTGA
- a CDS encoding response regulator — protein sequence MTALLILFMFVAFVGIDFLVRTSLRRMRETRERQAREAVLNTSIHLDFTHEAKSLKRVEVPNPRARILAVDDEAVVLDSFRRILVLEGFSVDTVEHGPEALGLIQRHDYDFLFTDLKMPDMDGVEVVKAAKHLRPDVDVVVITGYGSIDTAVQTLQHGACEYVQKPFTADELAEFAKKLLIKREARIEAQRRPNVRVVAPEMAEVVSASEFCVPGGAFLSTGHAWVRIEPEGQVRVGIDDFVRKALGQVKGVILPERGKTFRQGETLFTLKGAAGEVHVAAPLSGRIEHDNAGLLSDPAELMHSPYDRGWVCLMTPSDLAGELPALKIGQPVIDWYQDEITRLRTADAPQATGAVDWSSFEKQFLGLGDHAKA from the coding sequence ATGACCGCCCTGTTGATCCTTTTCATGTTCGTCGCCTTCGTGGGCATCGACTTCCTGGTGCGCACGAGCCTGCGCCGCATGCGTGAAACCCGCGAGCGGCAGGCCCGGGAAGCCGTGTTGAACACCTCCATCCACCTCGACTTCACCCACGAGGCCAAGAGCCTCAAACGGGTGGAGGTCCCCAATCCCAGGGCCCGCATCCTGGCCGTGGACGATGAGGCCGTGGTGCTCGACTCCTTCCGTCGCATCCTCGTGCTCGAGGGCTTCAGCGTGGACACGGTGGAGCACGGTCCCGAGGCCCTGGGCCTGATCCAGCGGCACGACTATGACTTCCTCTTCACCGACCTCAAGATGCCGGATATGGATGGCGTGGAGGTGGTGAAGGCGGCCAAGCACCTGCGGCCGGATGTCGATGTGGTCGTGATCACCGGCTACGGCAGCATCGATACCGCCGTGCAGACGCTCCAGCACGGTGCCTGCGAATACGTCCAGAAGCCCTTCACTGCCGACGAGCTCGCGGAGTTCGCGAAGAAGCTCCTCATCAAGCGCGAGGCGCGCATCGAGGCCCAGCGGCGCCCGAACGTCCGCGTGGTGGCTCCGGAAATGGCTGAGGTGGTGTCCGCCAGCGAGTTCTGCGTGCCGGGCGGCGCCTTCCTGTCCACGGGCCATGCCTGGGTGCGCATCGAGCCGGAAGGCCAGGTCCGCGTGGGCATCGACGACTTCGTGCGCAAGGCCCTCGGCCAGGTGAAGGGCGTGATCCTCCCGGAGCGCGGGAAGACCTTCCGCCAGGGCGAGACCCTGTTCACCCTGAAGGGCGCCGCAGGCGAGGTGCATGTGGCTGCGCCCCTCAGCGGCCGCATCGAGCACGACAATGCGGGCCTGCTCTCCGATCCCGCCGAGCTCATGCACAGCCCCTATGACCGCGGCTGGGTCTGCCTGATGACGCCGAGTGATCTCGCGGGCGAGCTGCCGGCCCTCAAGATCGGCCAGCCGGTCATCGACTGGTATCAGGATGAGATCACCCGTCTCCGGACCGCGGATGCGCCCCAGGCCACCGGTGCCGTGGACTGGTCCTCCTTCGAGAAGCAGTTCCTGGGCCTGGGCGATCACGCCAAGGCCTGA
- the groL gene encoding chaperonin GroEL (60 kDa chaperone family; promotes refolding of misfolded polypeptides especially under stressful conditions; forms two stacked rings of heptamers to form a barrel-shaped 14mer; ends can be capped by GroES; misfolded proteins enter the barrel where they are refolded when GroES binds) yields MAKSIIYAEDARQAILRGVNKLADAVQVTLGPKGRNVLIEKKFGSPLMTKDGVTVAKEIELKDKHENMGAQLVREVASKTSDVAGDGTTTATVLARAIYREGIKAVVSGANTMEIKKGIDLAVDTVVAAIDEIKKPVEGNAIAQVGTISANGDAEIGKIIAEAMAKVGKDGVITVEEAKGRDTELTVVEGMQFDRGYLSPYFVTNPDQMKVELENPYILAYEKKVSNMRDLLPLLEQVVNSRRPLLIIAEDVDGEALATLVVNKIRGTLNVAAVKAPGFGDRRKAMLEDIAILTGGKAISEDLGLKLENLTLADLGSAKKIVIDKENTTIVEGAGASEAIQGRVKQIRAQVEVSTSDYDKEKLQERLAKLVGGVAVIKVGAASETEMKEKKARVEDAMHATKAAVEDGIVAGGGVALLRSLTKLAGLKATGDQATGIEIVRKSLEEPLRQIANNAGVEGSVVVNAVREGKDNYGYNAATNEYGDMVKFGVVDPAKVTKSALRNAASVAAMMLTTEAIITELPEPKAPAPAGPGMGGMEDMY; encoded by the coding sequence ATGGCCAAGTCCATCATCTATGCCGAAGATGCCCGCCAGGCGATCCTGCGCGGCGTGAACAAGCTCGCCGACGCGGTGCAGGTCACCCTCGGCCCCAAGGGCCGCAACGTCCTCATCGAGAAGAAGTTCGGCTCCCCGCTCATGACCAAGGACGGCGTCACCGTCGCGAAGGAGATCGAGCTCAAGGACAAGCACGAGAACATGGGCGCCCAGCTCGTGCGTGAGGTCGCCTCCAAGACCTCCGACGTCGCGGGTGACGGCACCACCACCGCCACCGTGCTGGCCCGCGCCATCTACCGCGAAGGCATCAAGGCCGTCGTGAGCGGGGCCAACACCATGGAGATCAAGAAGGGCATCGACCTCGCCGTCGATACCGTCGTGGCCGCCATCGATGAGATCAAGAAGCCCGTCGAGGGCAACGCCATCGCGCAGGTCGGCACCATCTCCGCCAACGGCGACGCCGAGATCGGCAAGATCATCGCGGAAGCCATGGCCAAGGTGGGCAAGGACGGCGTCATCACGGTGGAAGAGGCCAAGGGCCGCGACACCGAGCTGACCGTGGTTGAGGGCATGCAGTTTGACCGCGGTTACCTCAGCCCCTACTTCGTAACCAACCCCGACCAGATGAAGGTCGAGCTGGAGAACCCCTACATCCTCGCCTACGAGAAGAAGGTCTCCAACATGCGCGACCTCCTGCCCCTGCTGGAGCAGGTCGTCAACAGCCGCCGCCCCCTGCTGATCATCGCCGAGGACGTGGACGGCGAGGCGCTGGCCACCCTCGTGGTGAACAAGATCCGCGGCACCCTGAACGTGGCCGCCGTGAAGGCCCCCGGCTTCGGCGACCGCCGCAAGGCCATGCTTGAGGACATCGCCATCCTGACCGGCGGCAAGGCCATCAGCGAGGACCTCGGCCTCAAGCTCGAGAACCTCACGCTGGCTGATCTCGGCAGCGCCAAGAAGATCGTCATCGACAAGGAGAACACCACCATCGTCGAGGGCGCCGGCGCCAGCGAGGCCATCCAGGGCCGCGTGAAGCAGATCCGCGCCCAGGTCGAGGTCTCCACCAGCGACTACGACAAGGAGAAGCTGCAGGAGCGCCTGGCCAAGCTCGTGGGCGGCGTCGCCGTCATCAAGGTGGGTGCGGCCTCCGAGACCGAGATGAAGGAGAAGAAGGCCCGCGTCGAAGACGCCATGCACGCCACCAAGGCCGCCGTTGAGGACGGCATCGTGGCCGGCGGCGGCGTCGCGCTGCTCCGCAGCCTGACCAAGCTCGCCGGGCTGAAGGCCACCGGCGACCAGGCCACGGGCATCGAGATCGTGCGCAAGTCCCTGGAGGAGCCCCTCCGCCAGATCGCCAACAACGCCGGCGTAGAAGGCTCCGTGGTCGTCAATGCCGTCCGTGAGGGCAAGGACAACTACGGCTACAACGCCGCCACCAACGAGTACGGCGACATGGTGAAGTTCGGCGTGGTCGACCCCGCCAAGGTGACCAAGTCCGCCCTGCGGAATGCCGCCTCCGTGGCCGCCATGATGCTGACCACCGAAGCCATCATCACCGAGCTCCCCGAGCCCAAGGCTCCCGCCCCCGCGGGTCCCGGCATGGGCGGCATGGAAGACATGTATTAA
- a CDS encoding 4Fe-4S dicluster domain-containing protein: MGLLFDATRCIGCGACSSACKEQNKLPGKVEEVLTAYTWTTVQEKEGLNVRKLCMHCEVPTCASVCPVGALKKTPEGPVVYDAERCMGCRYCMMACPFEIPKYQWDRPVPVVGKCIMCAGRVKDGQPTACAAACPAEATIFGKKEDLIWEARTRIRQKPGAYVDHIYGLTEAGGTSVLMISNVPFEKLGLKSNLPGEPPAMKTWQVLSNIPDFVAVWAVFLYGVHWITARREEVARVGANGNGHGRNGQGNGREDRS; this comes from the coding sequence ATGGGCCTTCTCTTCGACGCCACGCGCTGCATCGGTTGCGGCGCCTGCAGCTCCGCCTGCAAGGAGCAGAACAAGCTACCCGGGAAGGTAGAGGAGGTGTTGACGGCCTACACCTGGACGACAGTCCAGGAAAAGGAGGGCCTCAACGTCCGCAAGCTGTGCATGCACTGCGAGGTGCCCACCTGTGCCTCCGTCTGCCCTGTGGGCGCGCTGAAGAAGACGCCCGAAGGACCAGTGGTCTATGACGCCGAGCGGTGCATGGGCTGCCGGTACTGCATGATGGCCTGCCCCTTCGAGATTCCGAAATACCAGTGGGACCGGCCCGTGCCTGTGGTCGGCAAGTGCATCATGTGCGCGGGCCGCGTCAAGGATGGGCAGCCCACCGCCTGCGCTGCCGCCTGCCCGGCAGAGGCCACCATCTTCGGCAAGAAGGAGGACCTGATCTGGGAGGCCCGGACCCGCATCCGCCAGAAGCCGGGTGCCTATGTGGACCATATCTACGGGCTCACGGAGGCCGGGGGCACCTCGGTGCTGATGATCTCCAACGTGCCCTTCGAGAAGCTGGGCCTCAAGTCCAACCTGCCCGGCGAGCCGCCGGCCATGAAGACCTGGCAGGTGCTGTCCAACATCCCCGATTTCGTCGCGGTGTGGGCCGTCTTCCTGTACGGGGTCCACTGGATCACCGCGAGGCGTGAGGAGGTGGCCAGGGTCGGGGCCAATGGCAACGGGCACGGCCGCAATGGACAAGGCAATGGACGGGAGGACCGGTCATGA
- a CDS encoding segregation and condensation protein A gives MSDTPQEVPESVVAPASEAPRTFEAPKGFETKFRGLALHLSAFDGPLDLLLHLIHEQKLDILNLPMADVTRQYMDYLALMEELNLEIAAEFVAMAAQLLQIKSRLMLPRPPQETGEEDPREALVQRLLDYQQVKAAAMVLSDRESDWQKIAFAPGLDLADHKRVEEEPIRATLFDLLGAYRDALKRLLPPPPVEVRTQPKTLEQRVVEVLRDLQDGLWKPFQGLLGQARSREELVLTFLALLELVRTGRIALVQGETFGEIRVKAAEAA, from the coding sequence ATGTCCGACACTCCCCAGGAAGTTCCCGAATCCGTGGTCGCGCCTGCGTCGGAGGCTCCAAGGACCTTCGAAGCTCCCAAGGGCTTCGAAACGAAATTCCGGGGGCTGGCCCTGCACCTGTCCGCCTTCGACGGGCCTCTGGACCTGCTGTTGCACCTCATCCACGAGCAGAAGCTCGACATCCTGAACCTGCCCATGGCGGATGTCACGCGGCAGTACATGGACTACCTCGCACTCATGGAGGAGCTGAACCTGGAAATCGCGGCGGAGTTCGTGGCCATGGCGGCCCAGCTGTTGCAGATCAAGTCGCGGCTCATGCTCCCGCGCCCGCCCCAGGAGACCGGCGAGGAGGATCCCCGCGAGGCCCTGGTGCAGCGGCTGCTGGACTACCAGCAGGTGAAGGCCGCGGCCATGGTGCTGTCAGACCGCGAGTCGGACTGGCAGAAGATCGCCTTCGCGCCCGGCCTCGACCTGGCGGACCACAAGCGCGTGGAGGAGGAGCCCATCCGGGCGACCCTCTTCGACCTGCTGGGAGCCTACCGTGACGCCCTGAAGCGCCTGCTCCCCCCTCCCCCGGTGGAGGTCCGGACCCAGCCCAAGACGCTGGAGCAGCGCGTGGTGGAAGTGCTGCGCGACCTCCAGGATGGCCTGTGGAAGCCCTTCCAGGGCCTGCTGGGCCAGGCCCGCAGCCGCGAGGAACTGGTGCTCACCTTCCTGGCCCTGCTGGAGCTGGTCCGCACGGGCCGCATCGCGCTGGTCCAGGGCGAGACCTTCGGGGAGATCCGCGTCAAGGCCGCCGAGGCCGCGTGA
- a CDS encoding sensor histidine kinase codes for MRTRIGTRLILGAGLATAAVIGGMAFALLRSHTAQLLAERTRSADQLSETIKSATHFDMLENRRENLHRQIRAVGGLRGEGIQKVRVFNKEGRIMFSSAEEEIGTSLDIRGEACYACHAEGRPLERLGIQARARTFRASDGTRVLGLINPIPNEPSCSTAACHAHSAKQSLLGVLDVNISLAEVDREIARSRMLIMLSAAAAILAGSLILWWLNRRLVVRPVAALVAGTRRVGEGDLGTTIPVSGNHELSELAVAFNTMTQRLAETQRQLAQADKLASVGRLAAGVAHEINNPLTGVLSYASLLRKRLADDAEAAEDLDVIVRETVRCRGIIRGLLDFARPTPPARKPMDLNEVVRRAVSVVMTQLSLNQVDLSLDLAAELPVVPADGNQIQQVAVNLLLNAGDAIGDGGGTIRVATQTGEGGSVELLVMDNGRGIPPEDLPRIFEPFYTTKGNHGTGLGLAVSWGIVEAHGGALEVRSDPGQGTCFTLRIPASTESGGGGQPLIPTTT; via the coding sequence ATGCGGACCCGCATCGGCACTCGTCTGATCCTCGGCGCCGGCCTCGCCACGGCGGCGGTGATCGGGGGCATGGCCTTCGCCCTCCTCCGGTCGCACACCGCCCAGCTCCTGGCGGAGCGCACCCGCAGTGCCGATCAGCTGAGTGAGACGATCAAGAGCGCCACCCACTTCGACATGCTGGAGAACCGCCGGGAGAACCTGCACCGGCAGATCCGCGCCGTGGGCGGCCTCCGGGGCGAGGGCATCCAGAAGGTCCGGGTCTTCAACAAGGAGGGGCGCATCATGTTCTCCTCCGCCGAGGAGGAAATCGGCACCAGCCTCGATATCCGGGGAGAGGCCTGCTACGCCTGCCACGCCGAGGGGCGGCCCCTGGAGCGCCTGGGCATCCAGGCCCGCGCCCGGACCTTCCGGGCCTCGGATGGAACCCGCGTCCTGGGCCTCATCAATCCCATTCCCAACGAGCCTTCCTGTTCGACGGCGGCCTGCCACGCCCACAGCGCCAAGCAGAGCCTCCTGGGCGTCCTGGATGTGAACATCTCCCTCGCGGAGGTGGATCGCGAGATCGCCCGCAGCCGGATGCTGATCATGCTCTCGGCCGCCGCCGCCATCCTGGCGGGCAGCCTGATTCTCTGGTGGCTCAACCGGCGGCTGGTGGTCCGGCCTGTGGCGGCCCTGGTGGCCGGCACCCGGCGGGTGGGCGAGGGCGACCTCGGCACGACCATCCCCGTGAGCGGCAACCATGAACTGAGTGAGCTGGCCGTGGCCTTCAATACCATGACCCAGCGGTTGGCCGAGACCCAGCGGCAGCTGGCCCAGGCCGACAAGCTGGCCTCAGTGGGCCGGTTGGCGGCGGGGGTCGCCCATGAGATCAACAACCCGCTGACCGGCGTGCTCAGCTACGCCTCCCTGCTGCGGAAGCGTCTCGCCGATGATGCGGAGGCTGCGGAGGACCTGGATGTGATCGTGCGGGAGACGGTGCGCTGCCGCGGGATCATCCGGGGCCTGCTGGACTTCGCGCGGCCCACACCGCCCGCCCGGAAGCCCATGGACCTGAACGAGGTCGTGCGGCGGGCCGTGTCCGTCGTGATGACCCAGCTTTCGCTCAACCAGGTGGACCTGTCGCTGGACCTGGCGGCGGAGCTTCCCGTGGTGCCGGCGGATGGCAACCAGATCCAGCAGGTGGCCGTGAACCTGCTGCTCAACGCGGGGGATGCCATCGGCGATGGCGGCGGCACCATCCGCGTCGCCACGCAGACCGGGGAGGGTGGTTCCGTGGAGCTGCTGGTCATGGACAATGGCCGGGGTATTCCGCCGGAAGACCTGCCGCGGATCTTCGAGCCCTTCTACACCACCAAGGGCAACCACGGCACGGGGCTCGGACTCGCCGTGAGCTGGGGCATCGTGGAAGCTCATGGCGGGGCCCTGGAGGTCCGCAGCGACCCCGGCCAGGGCACCTGTTTCACCCTTCGCATTCCCGCATCCACTGAAAGCGGCGGGGGCGGCCAGCCCCTCATCCCCACCACCACCTAG
- the uvrC gene encoding excinuclease ABC subunit UvrC, which yields MAAIRNNLDKSPALQRKLSDLPLRPGCYLYRDPKGNLLYIGKAKVLRNRVKSYFQNKHLDAKTRRLVARIWDLEFIVCETELEALVLENNLINEHLPPFNILLRDDKSYPYVKLTWKEAFPKVFVTRKVRKDGGLYYGPFFPASTAYRTAELVYRFFQIRDCDIDIDGKRGRACLKYQLHRCTAPCIAAVDKEAYREQAKEARLFLEGKRDELKARLEAAMWKAAEAAAFEQAAQHRDALQQVDAWFTRQKAAGPNLEDMDVYGSAVLDGRACVHRLMLRDGRMMGRQEYVLEDVEAFDGAVLAEVLQRVYSADPVPGRILAEVEPEDLELLRDWLGGMRGSRPQVQVPRKGEKVDLLAMAQENARLALERKFEPARLNEAVLEGLQAFLGLSHLPRRLECFDISHGQGREVVASCVVFSDGVPDKARYRRFKMTNEQNDDFANMFEAVTRRYRRMRDEGQEFPDLVLIDGGLGQLHAAEAALKELGLEQLELGSLAKKEELVFRPGSSEPLRIPKTSPVLQLLQRIRDEAHRFAITYHRALRAKRTLQTELTQIPGIGPTTAKKLLQAFGSATQVRMAEEAALVEAIGRAGASKVLAWRSAPEQQPATSRQPPAG from the coding sequence GTGGCCGCGATCCGGAACAACCTCGACAAGTCCCCCGCCCTCCAGCGCAAGCTGTCGGACCTGCCCCTGCGGCCAGGCTGCTACCTCTACCGGGACCCGAAGGGGAACCTGCTCTACATCGGCAAGGCCAAGGTGCTGCGGAACCGGGTGAAGTCCTACTTCCAGAACAAGCACCTGGACGCCAAGACCCGCCGCCTGGTGGCCCGCATCTGGGACCTGGAGTTCATCGTCTGCGAGACGGAGCTCGAGGCCCTGGTGCTGGAGAACAACCTCATCAACGAGCACCTGCCGCCCTTCAACATCCTGCTGCGGGACGACAAGAGCTACCCCTACGTGAAGCTCACCTGGAAGGAGGCCTTTCCCAAGGTCTTCGTCACGCGCAAGGTGCGGAAGGACGGCGGCCTCTACTACGGGCCGTTCTTCCCCGCCAGCACGGCCTACCGCACGGCGGAGCTGGTGTACCGCTTCTTCCAGATCCGCGACTGCGACATCGACATCGACGGCAAGCGCGGCCGGGCCTGCCTGAAATACCAGCTTCACCGCTGCACGGCGCCCTGCATCGCCGCCGTGGACAAGGAAGCCTATCGGGAGCAGGCGAAGGAGGCGCGACTCTTTCTGGAAGGCAAGCGCGACGAGCTGAAGGCGCGGCTGGAGGCCGCCATGTGGAAGGCCGCCGAGGCCGCCGCCTTCGAGCAGGCCGCCCAGCACCGGGACGCCCTCCAGCAGGTGGACGCCTGGTTCACGCGGCAGAAGGCTGCCGGTCCGAACCTGGAGGACATGGATGTCTACGGCAGCGCCGTGCTGGACGGGCGCGCCTGCGTCCACCGCCTCATGCTCCGCGATGGCCGCATGATGGGGCGCCAGGAATACGTGCTGGAGGATGTGGAGGCCTTCGACGGCGCGGTGTTGGCCGAAGTCCTTCAGCGGGTCTACAGCGCCGATCCCGTGCCCGGCCGCATCCTGGCCGAGGTCGAGCCGGAGGACCTGGAACTGCTCCGGGACTGGCTGGGCGGCATGCGCGGGTCGCGCCCCCAGGTCCAGGTGCCTCGGAAGGGCGAGAAGGTGGATCTGCTGGCCATGGCCCAGGAGAACGCGCGGCTGGCGCTGGAGCGCAAGTTCGAACCGGCGCGGCTCAACGAGGCGGTGCTGGAGGGGCTCCAGGCCTTCCTGGGCCTCAGCCACCTGCCCCGCCGACTGGAGTGCTTCGACATCAGCCACGGCCAGGGCCGGGAGGTGGTGGCCAGCTGCGTGGTGTTCAGCGACGGCGTCCCCGACAAGGCCCGCTACCGCCGCTTCAAGATGACCAACGAGCAGAACGACGACTTCGCCAACATGTTCGAGGCCGTCACGCGGCGGTACAGGCGGATGCGGGACGAAGGCCAGGAATTCCCGGATCTGGTCCTCATCGATGGCGGGTTGGGCCAGCTGCATGCCGCCGAGGCAGCCCTGAAGGAGCTGGGGCTGGAACAGCTGGAGCTGGGCAGCCTGGCCAAGAAGGAGGAGCTGGTGTTCCGCCCGGGCTCCAGCGAACCGCTGAGGATTCCGAAGACCTCACCGGTGCTGCAGCTGCTCCAGCGCATCCGCGACGAGGCCCATCGCTTCGCCATCACCTACCACCGGGCCCTGCGGGCCAAGCGCACGCTCCAGACCGAGCTGACCCAGATCCCCGGCATCGGTCCCACCACCGCCAAGAAGCTGCTCCAGGCCTTCGGCAGCGCCACCCAGGTGCGCATGGCCGAAGAGGCGGCCTTGGTCGAGGCCATCGGCAGGGCCGGCGCCAGCAAGGTGCTTGCCTGGCGGAGCGCCCCGGAACAGCAGCCGGCTACTTCCCGACAGCCTCCAGCCGGCTGA
- a CDS encoding tetratricopeptide repeat protein, whose product MRDHETQPGQEGSPDQTQKLVLPLTSEAPQRTQKISLPAGTAGQTQTPHPPAPSRSRGWKLSLVLGGLIVLGGAVFLVSSRGPALQAPAARAAAPESEAEVPSAARAYLDQAKAGDANAMRMLGAMYYYGLDVPPNREKGLSWYRKAAEAGSEVARTELSRLEAVGK is encoded by the coding sequence ATGCGTGACCACGAGACCCAGCCAGGCCAGGAAGGTTCCCCGGACCAGACCCAGAAGCTGGTCCTTCCCCTCACCTCCGAGGCCCCGCAACGGACCCAGAAGATCTCCCTGCCCGCCGGGACGGCGGGGCAGACCCAGACGCCCCACCCTCCGGCGCCTTCCCGGTCGCGGGGATGGAAGCTGTCCCTGGTCCTCGGGGGCCTCATCGTGCTCGGCGGCGCGGTCTTCCTCGTGTCTTCGCGCGGACCCGCGCTCCAGGCGCCCGCCGCCCGGGCCGCGGCGCCGGAGTCGGAGGCGGAGGTTCCCAGCGCGGCGCGGGCCTACCTGGACCAGGCCAAGGCGGGCGATGCCAACGCCATGCGGATGTTGGGGGCGATGTACTACTACGGGCTGGATGTCCCCCCGAACCGCGAGAAGGGCCTCTCCTGGTATCGCAAGGCCGCTGAGGCGGGCAGCGAGGTGGCCCGGACCGAGCTCAGCCGGCTGGAGGCTGTCGGGAAGTAG